A DNA window from Polyodon spathula isolate WHYD16114869_AA chromosome 36, ASM1765450v1, whole genome shotgun sequence contains the following coding sequences:
- the arhgap32b gene encoding rho GTPase-activating protein 32 isoform X4: MKSRPTKQKLKQRGILRERVFGCDLGEHLLNSAHDIPQVLHSCTEFIEKHGVVDGIYRLSGIASNIQKLRHEFDSEQIPDLTKDLYLQDIHCVGSLCKLYFRELPNPLLTYQLYEKFSDAVSAATDEERLVKIHDVIQQLPPPHYRTLEFLMRHLSHLAAYSYITNMHSKNLAIVWAPNLLRSKQIESACFSGTAAFMEVRIQSVVVEFILNHVDVLFSTKLSSLIREGAGHCTLARPKSLLVSSPSTKLLTLEEAQARTQAQINSPVTADSKYIEVGEGPSALQGKFHTVIDFPTERKKVKKSPVGNWRSFFNLGKSSSSSVAKRKLQRNRSEPHEMKTLALTGSRADTGTLRSAKSEESLTSLHNVEGESKLYRPRRPRSSSDALSASFNGDLLDRRNHCDSYDNVPQEDSEGDEGPIRVPALISPPRCAEDMDLSPPDMGVASLDFDPMSFQCSSPRPEPDPPSPRIRDPGGGGSDSETASPPCPDKFTSPFLSPDFSPVLEEKAVAKHTSFAVKMVHALSPKISRKSTKPPPMTISEPVAISLPSRVSEMMMGGTSSPSPPSQRKPHSSGGSRSPPPPPQVISVLPRSEGSQLEGYSATESRGQGATERTDSFSQPQQGAVPLDSPQGPAAPVSSVSLLPPPPPPKNAARMLALALAESAQQTCIQSQRKPPEPQVPVSSPPRAREAPETPPARPQPPPADYGDRVAPVTPVSAPATAFTSASVTTARQPTSVSYCFTMNNATVATAASTVTATTSSSTSSSTAASPITPSQHTAIASPPAHRSPERQQPAMGQVPVSTALNETPTAVQQVWASGGVPSQRPLKPADQPAPLPHQHASSSARSSSGMAAEKPRETSKPPALQPRAESVPLYHSYGPPPPPVRSIESKLAAATLSGTVEAANASNFHAILAGASVPASVEEALPPPPPPKSAALQQAYLYHSKSERVQEPSVETYYHHRAGSLGQPSVPFHYQPESVPPHLSYPSKPEPQPVYSARSDTRYSTLGPRAMHSKPRGVLRAEYCPAGPTVLRSQGCSPVDASAVYPTIRRVRSLHATPTVRSVPVSRTEVPPDDELYYCQRPVYQYKPYQQPLQSEYHVTQLQPYFENGRVQYRYSPSSGASPLDAPYYDVDPYGTIRLRHVHSFTSRDLTPQLSKATGKSGGYHCLSRALVPPGKEHSFVSRDMPPSQDVKALYLAWDPEETDKYRMQSIRRESRTRQKNKAPVMSQYDNVGPLLPGERGGVEILHLRSKSDPGKAVLMAAEGKDGRCGAAAQPPRHLISESDVLSYMEPDRHCQGNGLNDKPALPQKQVGSRNPQPMQPHNQPQPRAVPPQQQESSQDHRNEPGEYEHSSRHWLEHQSSYERQDPERLSIRIRTTSSYPEEDPQLVSGKSSAPPKPERSHSIRGTLPHYQHHPTNPPRHPQENLERDYTLPHYQHHPDNPAPHPQENLERDYTLPYYQHHPANPALHPQENLERDYTLPHYQHHPANPAPHPQENLERDYTTPHYQHHPTNPAPHPQENLERAHSSQYSYQPHGTRHSAMTVLSQYDNLDDYHPIPQPQTQPQASQPSRGGVGTLTRGGISGGGSFIAPGFPHALNNKAYSTALGQGSFLQAEMSLQRPEAKIHAE, encoded by the exons ATGAAGTCTCGCCCTACCAAGCAGAAGCTGAAGCAGCGCGGGATTCTAAGGGAGCGGGTGTTCGGCTGTGACCTGGGCGAGCACCTCCTCAACTCTGCACATGACA TCCCCCAGGTCCTCCACAGCTGCACAGAGTTCATTGAGAAGCATGGCGTGGTGGATGGGATCTACCGGCTCTCTGGGATCGCCTCCAACATCCAGAAACTGCG gcacGAGTTTGATTCGGAGCAGATTCCGGACCTGACAAAGGATTTGTACCTTCAAGATATCCACTGTGTGGGCTCCCTGTGCAAGCTGTACTTCAGAGAGCTGCCCAACCCCCTGCTCACCTACCAGCTCTATGAGAAATTCTCA GATGCAGTGTCGGCCGCCACCGATGAGGAGCGATTGGTTAAAATCCATGATGTCATCCAGCAGCTGCCTCCTCCCCATTACAG GACCTTGGAGTTTCTGATGAGACACCTGTCGCACCTGGCTGCTTACAGTTACATCACGAACATGCACAGCAAGAACCTGGCCATTGTGTGGGCGCCCAACCTGCTCAG GTCGAAGCAGATCGAGTCAGCTTGCTTCAGCGGCACAGCAGCCTTCATGGAGGTGCGGATCCAGTCCGTGGTGGTGGAGTTCATTCTCAACCACGTGGACGTGCTCTTCAGCACCAAGCTGAGCTCACTGATCCGGGAGGGAGCAG GACACTGCACCCTGGCCCGGCCCAAGTCTCTGCTGGTCTCCTCTCCCTCCACCAAGCTGCTGACCCTGGAGGAGGCTCAGGCCCGGACACAAGCCCAGATCAACTCCCCTGTCACGGCCGACAGCAAGTACATCGAGGTGGGGGAGGGCCCGTCCGCTCTGCAGGGCAAGTTCCACACCGTCATCGACTTCCCTACCGAGAG GAAGAAGGTGAAGAAGTCCCCGGTGGGCAACTGGCGCTCCTTCTTCAACCTGGGCAAGTCCTCCTCTTCCTCCGTGGCCAAGCGCAAGCTGCAGCGCAACCGCAGCGAGCCCCACGAGATGAAGACCCTGGCTCTCACAG gcAGCAGAGCTGATACAGGCACACTGCGCTCTGCTAAAAGCGAGGAGTCGCTCACCTCTCTGCACAACGTGGAAG GCGAGTCGAAGCTGTACCGGCCCCGCAGGCCGCGCTCCAGCAGTGACGCGCTCTCGGCTTCCTTTAACGGGGACCTGCTGGACAGGCGGAACCACTGCGACTCCTACGACAACGTCCCGCAGGAGGACAGCGAGGGGGACGAGGGCCCCATCCGGGTGCCTGCGCTCATCTCCCCCCCACGCTGCGCCGAGGACATGGACCTGAGCCCGCCGGACATGGGTGTGGCCTCTCTGGACTTCGACCCCATGTCCTTCCAGTGCAGCTCCCCCCGGCCCGAACCGGACCCCCCCTCGCCCCGGATCAGAGACCCCGGCGGGGGTGGCAGTGACTCGGAAACCGCCTCTCCCCCCTGCCCTGACAAATTCACTAGCCCCTTCCTGTCTCCCGATTTCAGCCCGGTGCTGGAGGAGAAAGCTGTCGCCAAGCACACGTCTTTCGCAGTGAAGATGGTTCACGCCTTGTCCCCTAAAATCAGCCGCAAGTCCACAAAGCCCCCTCCCATGACCATCTCTGAACCTGTGGCCATCTCTCTGCCCAGCCGGGTGTCGGAGATGATGATGGGGggcacctcctccccctccccgcCCAGTCAGAGGAAGCCACACTCTAGCGGGGGCAGCCGCtcgcccccacccccaccccaggTGATCTCCGTGCTGCCTCGGAGCGAGGGCAGCCAGCTGGAGGGCTACTCCGCCACGGAGAGCAGAGGGCAGGGAGCCACGGAGaggactgactccttcagccagccGCAGCAAG GAGCCGTGCCTCTGGACTCCCCGCAGGGCCCGGCAGCCCCTGTCAGTTCAGTgtccctcctccccccccctccccctccaaagAATGCGGCCCGCATGCTAGCCCTGGCCCTGGCTGAGTCCGCCCAGCAGACCTGCATCCAGTCCCAGAGGAAGCCCCCAGAGCCCCAGGTGCCTGTCTCCTCCCCTCCGAGAGCACGAGAAGCACCTGAAACGCCCCCTGCCAGGCCCCAGCCTCCCCCTGCTGATTACGGAGACAGAGTGGCACCTGTAACCCCGGTTTCAGCGCCAGCTACAGCGTTTACCAGCGCCAGCGTGACCACTGCTAGGCAGCCCACTTCAGTCAGCTACTGCTTCACCATGAACAACGCCACAGTGGCTACTGCTGCTTCTACCGTCACCgccaccaccagcagcagcaccagcagcagtaCTGCAGCCAGCCCCATCACACCAAGTCAGCACACCGCAATCGCCAGCCCTCCAGCGCACAGGAGCCCGGAGAGGCAGCAGCCCGCCATGGGCCAGGTTCCAGTTTCCACTGCGCTGAATGAGACCCCAACAGCCGTGCAGCAG GTGTGGGCCAGTGGAGGAGTGCCTTCACAACGTCCGTTAAAGCCTGCTGATCAGCCCGCCCCGCTGCCGCACCAGCACGCAAGCAGCTCTGCCCGGTCGTCCTCCGGAATGGCTGCAGAGAAGCCCAGAGAGACCTCCAAGCCTCCTGCACTCCAACCGCGCGCAGAGTCTGTCCCCCTGTACCACTCCTACGGGCCCCCACCCCCGCCGGTCCGCTCCATCGAGAGCAAGCTGGCAGCTGCCACCCTCTCGGGCACCGTCGAGGCAGCGAACGCCTCCAACTTCCATGCCATCCTGGCTGGAGCCTCGGTGCCAGCCTCAGTGGAGGAAGCTCTGCCTCCACCCCCACCTCCCAAATCAGCTGCCCTCCAGCAAGCATACCTGTACCATTCCAAATCAGAGAGAGTGCAGGAGCCCAGCGTGGAGACCTATTACCATCACAGGGCTGGGTCGCTGGGGCAGCCCTCCGTGCCCTTCCACTACCAACCTGAAAGTGTGCCGCCCCACCTCTCCTACCCTTCCAAACCAGAGCCCCAGCCTGTGTACAGCGCCCGCAGCGACACCCGTTACAGCACTCTCGGACCGAGGGCCATGCACTCCAAACCCCGGGGGGTGCTCAGGGCTGAGTACTGTCCTGCAGGGCCCACAGTGCTGCGCAGCCAGGGGTGCTCGCCAGTAGACGCGTCGGCGGTGTACCCCACAATCCGGAGGGTCCGTTCTCTGCACGCGACTCCCACGGTCCGCTCTGTGCCAGTCTCCCGCACCGAGGTCCCTCCAGATGATGAGCTGTACTATTGCCAGCGGCCGGTCTACCAGTACAAGCCCTACCAGCAGCCCTTGCAGTCGGAATACCACGTCACCCAGCTGCAGCCCTACTTTGAGAACGGCCGTGTTCAGTATCGCTACAGCCCATCCTCGGGAGCCAGCCCCCTGGACGCACCCTATTACGACGTAGACCCTTACGGCACCATCCGGCTCCGCCACGTCCACTCCTTCACCAGCCGTGACCTGACTCCGCAGCTCAGCAAGGCGACCGGCAAGTCTGGCGGCTACCACTGCCTTTCGAGGGCATTGGTGCCCCCGGGCAAGGAGCACAGCTTCGTGAGTCGGGACATGCCCCCTTCGCAGGACGTCAAGGCACTTTACCTGGCCTGGGACCCGGAGGAGACCGACAAGTACCGGATGCAGTCCATCCGACGTGAGAGCAGAACCCGGCAGAAGAACAAAGCCCCTGTGATGTCGCAGTATGACAACGTGGGTCCTCTACTTCCAGGGGAACGTGGCGGGGTGGAGATCCTGCACCTGCGTAGCAAGTCCGACCCTGGGAAGGCTGTGCTAATGGCTGCAGAGGGGAAGGACGGACGCTGTGGGGCAGCAGCCCAGCCTCCGAGGCACCTTATTTCAGAAAGCGACGTCCTCTCCTATATGGAGCCCGATAGGCACTGCCAAGGGAATGGGCTGAACGACAAACCAGCTTTGCCTCAGAAGCAAGTTGGATCCAGGAACCCCCAGCCAATGCAGCCCCATAATCAACCACAACCTCGAGCTGTCCCTCCGCAGCAACAGGAATCGAGCCAGGATCACAGAAATGAGCCTGGAGAATATGAGCACAGCAGCAGGCACTGGCTGGAACACCAGTCCAGCTACGAGAGGCAAGACCCAGAGAGGCTTAGCATCCGGATCAGAACCACTAGCAGCTACCCTGAAGAGGATCCACAGCTGGTCTCTGGAAAATCCAGCGCCCCACCCAAACCAGAACGATCCCACAGCATCCGGGGAACCCTTCCACACTACCAGCACCACCCCACTAATCCCCCTCGGCACCCCCAGGAGAACCTGGAGAGGGACTACACCCTTCCACACTACCAGCACCACCCCGATAATCCCGCTCCGCACCCCCAGGAGAACCTGGAGAGGGACTACACTCTCCCATACTACCAGCACCACCCCGCTAATCCCGCTTTGCACCCCCAGGAGAACCTGGAGAGGGACTACACCCTCCCACACTACCAGCACCACCCCGCTAATCCCGCTCCGCACCCCCAGGAGAACCTGGAGAGGGACTACACCACCCCACACTACCAGCACCACCCCACTAATCCCGCTCCGCACCCCCAGGAGAACCTGGAAAGGGCCCATAGCTCTCAGTACTCTTACCAGCCCCATGGCACAAGACACAGTGCCATGACTGTCCTGTCGCAGTATGATAACTTGGATGACTACCACCCTATACCTCAGCCTCAAACTCAGCCCCAGGCTTCCCAGCCCAGCAGGGGGGGCGTTGGCACCCTTACAAGGGGTGGTATCAGTGGGGGTGGCTCTTTCATAGCTCCAGGCTTCCCCCATGCCCTCAACAACAAGGCATATTCTACTGCGCTGGGGCAGGGCTCCTTCCTTCAGGCAGAGATGTCCTTGCAGAGGCCAGAAGCAAAAATCCATGCAGAATGA
- the arhgap32b gene encoding rho GTPase-activating protein 32 isoform X3, translating into MLKAYLSRLSVIADNKINCGPALTWMEIDNKGNHLLVHEESCINVPAIAAAHVIKRYSAQAADELSFEVGDIVSVIDMPPKEDTTWWRGKHGFQVGFFPSECVELINDKVPQSVTSSVPKPASPSSGLRPASWSFFPPYLEMESVKPGIAWAPDPLNHYTLSSVSKKHGKLITFLRTFMKSRPTKQKLKQRGILRERVFGCDLGEHLLNSAHDIPQVLHSCTEFIEKHGVVDGIYRLSGIASNIQKLRHEFDSEQIPDLTKDLYLQDIHCVGSLCKLYFRELPNPLLTYQLYEKFSDAVSAATDEERLVKIHDVIQQLPPPHYRTLEFLMRHLSHLAAYSYITNMHSKNLAIVWAPNLLRSKQIESACFSGTAAFMEVRIQSVVVEFILNHVDVLFSTKLSSLIREGAGHCTLARPKSLLVSSPSTKLLTLEEAQARTQAQINSPVTADSKYIEVGEGPSALQGKFHTVIDFPTERKKVKKSPVGNWRSFFNLGKSSSSSVAKRKLQRNRSEPHEMKTLALTGSRADTGTLRSAKSEESLTSLHNVEGESKLYRPRRPRSSSDALSASFNGDLLDRRNHCDSYDNVPQEDSEGDEGPIRVPALISPPRCAEDMDLSPPDMGVASLDFDPMSFQCSSPRPEPDPPSPRIRDPGGGGSDSETASPPCPDKFTSPFLSPDFSPVLEEKAVAKHTSFAVKMVHALSPKISRKSTKPPPMTISEPVAISLPSRVSEMMMGGTSSPSPPSQRKPHSSGGSRSPPPPPQVISVLPRSEGSQLEGYSATESRGQGATERTDSFSQPQQGAVPLDSPQGPAAPVSSVSLLPPPPPPKNAARMLALALAESAQQTCIQSQRKPPEPQVPVSSPPRAREAPETPPARPQPPPADYGDRVAPVTPVSAPATAFTSASVTTARQPTSVSYCFTMNNATVATAASTVTATTSSSTSSSTAASPITPSQHTAIASPPAHRSPERQQPAMGQVPVSTALNETPTAVQQVWASGGVPSQRPLKPADQPAPLPHQHASSSARSSSGMAAEKPRETSKPPALQPRAESVPLYHSYGPPPPPVRSIESKLAAATLSGTVEAANASNFHAILAGASVPASVEEALPPPPPPKSAALQQAYLYHSKSERVQEPSVETYYHHRAGSLGQPSVPFHYQPESVPPHLSYPSKPEPQPVYSARSDTRYSTLGPRAMHSKPRGVLRAEYCPAGPTVLRSQGCSPVDASAVYPTIRRVRSLHATPTVRSVPVSRTEVPPDDELYYCQRPVYQYKPYQQPLQSEYHVTQLQPYFENGRVQYRYSPSSGASPLDAPYYDVDPYGTIRLRHVHSFTSRDLTPQLSKATGKSGGYHCLSRALVPPGKEHSFVSRDMPPSQDVKALYLAWDPEETDKYRMQSIRRESRTRQKNKAPVMSQYDNVGPLLPGERGGVEILHLRSKSDPGKAVLMAAEGKDGRCGAAAQPPRHLISESDVLSYMEPDRHCQGNGLNDKPALPQKQVGSRNPQPMQPHNQPQPRAVPPQQQESSQDHRNEPGEYEHSSRHWLEHQSSYERQDPERLSIRIRTTSSYPEEDPQLVSGKSSAPPKPERSHSIRGTLPHYQHHPTNPPRHPQENLERDYTLPHYQHHPDNPAPHPQENLERDYTLPYYQHHPANPALHPQENLERDYTLPHYQHHPANPAPHPQENLERDYTTPHYQHHPTNPAPHPQENLERAHSSQYSYQPHGTRHSAMTVLSQYDNLDDYHPIPQPQTQPQASQPSRGGVGTLTRGGISGGGSFIAPGFPHALNNKAYSTALGQGSFLQAEMSLQRPEAKIHAE; encoded by the exons TGTCGAAGAAGCACGGGAAGCTCATCACATTCCTGCGCACCTTCATGAAGTCTCGCCCTACCAAGCAGAAGCTGAAGCAGCGCGGGATTCTAAGGGAGCGGGTGTTCGGCTGTGACCTGGGCGAGCACCTCCTCAACTCTGCACATGACA TCCCCCAGGTCCTCCACAGCTGCACAGAGTTCATTGAGAAGCATGGCGTGGTGGATGGGATCTACCGGCTCTCTGGGATCGCCTCCAACATCCAGAAACTGCG gcacGAGTTTGATTCGGAGCAGATTCCGGACCTGACAAAGGATTTGTACCTTCAAGATATCCACTGTGTGGGCTCCCTGTGCAAGCTGTACTTCAGAGAGCTGCCCAACCCCCTGCTCACCTACCAGCTCTATGAGAAATTCTCA GATGCAGTGTCGGCCGCCACCGATGAGGAGCGATTGGTTAAAATCCATGATGTCATCCAGCAGCTGCCTCCTCCCCATTACAG GACCTTGGAGTTTCTGATGAGACACCTGTCGCACCTGGCTGCTTACAGTTACATCACGAACATGCACAGCAAGAACCTGGCCATTGTGTGGGCGCCCAACCTGCTCAG GTCGAAGCAGATCGAGTCAGCTTGCTTCAGCGGCACAGCAGCCTTCATGGAGGTGCGGATCCAGTCCGTGGTGGTGGAGTTCATTCTCAACCACGTGGACGTGCTCTTCAGCACCAAGCTGAGCTCACTGATCCGGGAGGGAGCAG GACACTGCACCCTGGCCCGGCCCAAGTCTCTGCTGGTCTCCTCTCCCTCCACCAAGCTGCTGACCCTGGAGGAGGCTCAGGCCCGGACACAAGCCCAGATCAACTCCCCTGTCACGGCCGACAGCAAGTACATCGAGGTGGGGGAGGGCCCGTCCGCTCTGCAGGGCAAGTTCCACACCGTCATCGACTTCCCTACCGAGAG GAAGAAGGTGAAGAAGTCCCCGGTGGGCAACTGGCGCTCCTTCTTCAACCTGGGCAAGTCCTCCTCTTCCTCCGTGGCCAAGCGCAAGCTGCAGCGCAACCGCAGCGAGCCCCACGAGATGAAGACCCTGGCTCTCACAG gcAGCAGAGCTGATACAGGCACACTGCGCTCTGCTAAAAGCGAGGAGTCGCTCACCTCTCTGCACAACGTGGAAG GCGAGTCGAAGCTGTACCGGCCCCGCAGGCCGCGCTCCAGCAGTGACGCGCTCTCGGCTTCCTTTAACGGGGACCTGCTGGACAGGCGGAACCACTGCGACTCCTACGACAACGTCCCGCAGGAGGACAGCGAGGGGGACGAGGGCCCCATCCGGGTGCCTGCGCTCATCTCCCCCCCACGCTGCGCCGAGGACATGGACCTGAGCCCGCCGGACATGGGTGTGGCCTCTCTGGACTTCGACCCCATGTCCTTCCAGTGCAGCTCCCCCCGGCCCGAACCGGACCCCCCCTCGCCCCGGATCAGAGACCCCGGCGGGGGTGGCAGTGACTCGGAAACCGCCTCTCCCCCCTGCCCTGACAAATTCACTAGCCCCTTCCTGTCTCCCGATTTCAGCCCGGTGCTGGAGGAGAAAGCTGTCGCCAAGCACACGTCTTTCGCAGTGAAGATGGTTCACGCCTTGTCCCCTAAAATCAGCCGCAAGTCCACAAAGCCCCCTCCCATGACCATCTCTGAACCTGTGGCCATCTCTCTGCCCAGCCGGGTGTCGGAGATGATGATGGGGggcacctcctccccctccccgcCCAGTCAGAGGAAGCCACACTCTAGCGGGGGCAGCCGCtcgcccccacccccaccccaggTGATCTCCGTGCTGCCTCGGAGCGAGGGCAGCCAGCTGGAGGGCTACTCCGCCACGGAGAGCAGAGGGCAGGGAGCCACGGAGaggactgactccttcagccagccGCAGCAAG GAGCCGTGCCTCTGGACTCCCCGCAGGGCCCGGCAGCCCCTGTCAGTTCAGTgtccctcctccccccccctccccctccaaagAATGCGGCCCGCATGCTAGCCCTGGCCCTGGCTGAGTCCGCCCAGCAGACCTGCATCCAGTCCCAGAGGAAGCCCCCAGAGCCCCAGGTGCCTGTCTCCTCCCCTCCGAGAGCACGAGAAGCACCTGAAACGCCCCCTGCCAGGCCCCAGCCTCCCCCTGCTGATTACGGAGACAGAGTGGCACCTGTAACCCCGGTTTCAGCGCCAGCTACAGCGTTTACCAGCGCCAGCGTGACCACTGCTAGGCAGCCCACTTCAGTCAGCTACTGCTTCACCATGAACAACGCCACAGTGGCTACTGCTGCTTCTACCGTCACCgccaccaccagcagcagcaccagcagcagtaCTGCAGCCAGCCCCATCACACCAAGTCAGCACACCGCAATCGCCAGCCCTCCAGCGCACAGGAGCCCGGAGAGGCAGCAGCCCGCCATGGGCCAGGTTCCAGTTTCCACTGCGCTGAATGAGACCCCAACAGCCGTGCAGCAG GTGTGGGCCAGTGGAGGAGTGCCTTCACAACGTCCGTTAAAGCCTGCTGATCAGCCCGCCCCGCTGCCGCACCAGCACGCAAGCAGCTCTGCCCGGTCGTCCTCCGGAATGGCTGCAGAGAAGCCCAGAGAGACCTCCAAGCCTCCTGCACTCCAACCGCGCGCAGAGTCTGTCCCCCTGTACCACTCCTACGGGCCCCCACCCCCGCCGGTCCGCTCCATCGAGAGCAAGCTGGCAGCTGCCACCCTCTCGGGCACCGTCGAGGCAGCGAACGCCTCCAACTTCCATGCCATCCTGGCTGGAGCCTCGGTGCCAGCCTCAGTGGAGGAAGCTCTGCCTCCACCCCCACCTCCCAAATCAGCTGCCCTCCAGCAAGCATACCTGTACCATTCCAAATCAGAGAGAGTGCAGGAGCCCAGCGTGGAGACCTATTACCATCACAGGGCTGGGTCGCTGGGGCAGCCCTCCGTGCCCTTCCACTACCAACCTGAAAGTGTGCCGCCCCACCTCTCCTACCCTTCCAAACCAGAGCCCCAGCCTGTGTACAGCGCCCGCAGCGACACCCGTTACAGCACTCTCGGACCGAGGGCCATGCACTCCAAACCCCGGGGGGTGCTCAGGGCTGAGTACTGTCCTGCAGGGCCCACAGTGCTGCGCAGCCAGGGGTGCTCGCCAGTAGACGCGTCGGCGGTGTACCCCACAATCCGGAGGGTCCGTTCTCTGCACGCGACTCCCACGGTCCGCTCTGTGCCAGTCTCCCGCACCGAGGTCCCTCCAGATGATGAGCTGTACTATTGCCAGCGGCCGGTCTACCAGTACAAGCCCTACCAGCAGCCCTTGCAGTCGGAATACCACGTCACCCAGCTGCAGCCCTACTTTGAGAACGGCCGTGTTCAGTATCGCTACAGCCCATCCTCGGGAGCCAGCCCCCTGGACGCACCCTATTACGACGTAGACCCTTACGGCACCATCCGGCTCCGCCACGTCCACTCCTTCACCAGCCGTGACCTGACTCCGCAGCTCAGCAAGGCGACCGGCAAGTCTGGCGGCTACCACTGCCTTTCGAGGGCATTGGTGCCCCCGGGCAAGGAGCACAGCTTCGTGAGTCGGGACATGCCCCCTTCGCAGGACGTCAAGGCACTTTACCTGGCCTGGGACCCGGAGGAGACCGACAAGTACCGGATGCAGTCCATCCGACGTGAGAGCAGAACCCGGCAGAAGAACAAAGCCCCTGTGATGTCGCAGTATGACAACGTGGGTCCTCTACTTCCAGGGGAACGTGGCGGGGTGGAGATCCTGCACCTGCGTAGCAAGTCCGACCCTGGGAAGGCTGTGCTAATGGCTGCAGAGGGGAAGGACGGACGCTGTGGGGCAGCAGCCCAGCCTCCGAGGCACCTTATTTCAGAAAGCGACGTCCTCTCCTATATGGAGCCCGATAGGCACTGCCAAGGGAATGGGCTGAACGACAAACCAGCTTTGCCTCAGAAGCAAGTTGGATCCAGGAACCCCCAGCCAATGCAGCCCCATAATCAACCACAACCTCGAGCTGTCCCTCCGCAGCAACAGGAATCGAGCCAGGATCACAGAAATGAGCCTGGAGAATATGAGCACAGCAGCAGGCACTGGCTGGAACACCAGTCCAGCTACGAGAGGCAAGACCCAGAGAGGCTTAGCATCCGGATCAGAACCACTAGCAGCTACCCTGAAGAGGATCCACAGCTGGTCTCTGGAAAATCCAGCGCCCCACCCAAACCAGAACGATCCCACAGCATCCGGGGAACCCTTCCACACTACCAGCACCACCCCACTAATCCCCCTCGGCACCCCCAGGAGAACCTGGAGAGGGACTACACCCTTCCACACTACCAGCACCACCCCGATAATCCCGCTCCGCACCCCCAGGAGAACCTGGAGAGGGACTACACTCTCCCATACTACCAGCACCACCCCGCTAATCCCGCTTTGCACCCCCAGGAGAACCTGGAGAGGGACTACACCCTCCCACACTACCAGCACCACCCCGCTAATCCCGCTCCGCACCCCCAGGAGAACCTGGAGAGGGACTACACCACCCCACACTACCAGCACCACCCCACTAATCCCGCTCCGCACCCCCAGGAGAACCTGGAAAGGGCCCATAGCTCTCAGTACTCTTACCAGCCCCATGGCACAAGACACAGTGCCATGACTGTCCTGTCGCAGTATGATAACTTGGATGACTACCACCCTATACCTCAGCCTCAAACTCAGCCCCAGGCTTCCCAGCCCAGCAGGGGGGGCGTTGGCACCCTTACAAGGGGTGGTATCAGTGGGGGTGGCTCTTTCATAGCTCCAGGCTTCCCCCATGCCCTCAACAACAAGGCATATTCTACTGCGCTGGGGCAGGGCTCCTTCCTTCAGGCAGAGATGTCCTTGCAGAGGCCAGAAGCAAAAATCCATGCAGAATGA